Proteins from a genomic interval of Actinoalloteichus hymeniacidonis:
- the gcvP gene encoding aminomethyl-transferring glycine dehydrogenase translates to MTISEQRPTERTRPERLPLAVLEQGIPFTERHIGPRATDLAAMLAVIGVDSLDELADRAVPEGIRDEAMSDALPQAASETVALQELRGLAGRNRLGVQMIGLGYHGTVTPPVIRRNVLESPAWYTAYTPYQPEISQGRLEALLNFQTMVSDLTGLPVANASMLDEATSAAEAMTLLRRAGKSRSARFVVDADTLPQTLAVLRTRAEPLGIEILEADLSGGVLPEGDLFGLLLSYPGASGRITDQEELIAEAHRRGAMVAVAADLLSLVLLRSPGLIGADAVVGSAQRFGFPMSFGGPHAGFLAVRKGLERQLPGRLVGVSIDADGAPAYRLALQTREQHIRREKATSNICTAQVLPAVVSAMYAVYHGPNGLRRIAERAHRMAVVLAEGLRRGGHEIVHDDFFDTVCVRIAGRAEQVVTIARDLGVNLRGIDADHVGIACSETTTIKDLGTVWRAFGVSQAEIDRLDGSAPDALPERLLRTEDLLTHPVFHRHHSETALLRYLRALSDKDVALDRSMIPLGSCTMKLNATAEMEPITWPEFGELHPFAPVEDAAGLLSIVADLERWLAEITGYDAVSMQPNAGSQGEFAGLLAIRAYHHDRGESGREVCLIPASAHGTNAASAVMAGMRVVVVRCDDAGNVDLPHLRELVEEHREDLAAIMITYPSTHGVYEDTVREVCGLVHDAGGQVYVDGANLNALIGLAKPGRFGADVSHLNLHKTFCIPHGGGGPGVGPVGVREHLARFLPGHPLQPSAGPIGGVGPVSAAPWGSAAILPISWAYVRMMGAEGLRRATLTAVAAANYVARRLAEHYPVLYTGSGGLVAHECILDLRGITKSTGVTVDDVAKRLADYGLHAPTMSFPVPGTLMVEPTESEDLAELDRFCEAMISIRAEIDRVGAGEWPAEDNPLRNAPHTAECLTQEWSHPYSREQAVYPGGRAHQKIWPPVRRIDGARGDRNLVCSCPPLTAYQD, encoded by the coding sequence ATGACGATCTCCGAGCAGCGACCCACCGAACGGACCCGTCCAGAACGATTGCCGCTGGCGGTGCTGGAACAGGGAATCCCCTTCACCGAACGCCATATCGGCCCCCGAGCCACCGACCTGGCCGCGATGCTGGCCGTCATCGGCGTCGACTCGCTCGACGAACTCGCCGACCGCGCCGTGCCCGAGGGCATCCGCGACGAGGCGATGTCGGATGCGCTTCCGCAGGCGGCGAGCGAGACGGTCGCCCTTCAGGAGCTGCGCGGGCTCGCCGGGCGTAACCGGCTCGGTGTGCAGATGATCGGCCTTGGGTACCACGGGACGGTCACGCCGCCGGTCATCCGGCGCAACGTGCTGGAGAGCCCCGCCTGGTACACCGCCTACACGCCGTACCAGCCCGAGATCTCGCAGGGCAGGCTCGAGGCACTGCTCAACTTCCAGACCATGGTCTCCGACCTCACCGGGTTGCCGGTCGCCAACGCCTCGATGCTGGACGAGGCGACCTCGGCGGCCGAGGCGATGACGCTGCTTCGCCGGGCGGGTAAGTCCAGGTCGGCGCGGTTCGTGGTGGACGCCGACACCCTGCCGCAGACACTCGCCGTGCTGCGGACCAGGGCGGAGCCGTTGGGCATCGAGATCCTGGAGGCCGACCTGAGCGGCGGCGTCCTGCCCGAGGGCGACCTCTTCGGCCTGCTGCTCTCCTACCCGGGCGCCTCCGGCCGGATCACCGACCAGGAGGAGCTGATCGCCGAGGCCCACCGACGGGGCGCGATGGTGGCGGTGGCCGCGGATCTGCTGAGCCTCGTGCTGCTGCGTTCGCCCGGACTGATCGGCGCGGACGCCGTCGTGGGCTCGGCGCAGCGCTTCGGGTTCCCGATGAGCTTCGGTGGCCCGCACGCAGGCTTCCTGGCGGTCCGCAAGGGGCTGGAGCGTCAGCTGCCCGGCAGGTTGGTCGGCGTGAGCATCGACGCGGACGGCGCACCGGCCTACCGGCTGGCATTGCAGACCCGCGAACAGCACATTCGCCGGGAGAAGGCGACCAGCAACATCTGCACCGCGCAGGTGCTGCCTGCCGTCGTCTCGGCGATGTATGCCGTCTACCACGGGCCGAACGGGCTGCGGCGGATCGCCGAGCGGGCACATCGGATGGCGGTGGTGCTGGCGGAGGGACTGCGCCGGGGCGGTCACGAGATCGTGCACGACGACTTCTTCGACACCGTCTGCGTTCGGATCGCGGGCCGCGCCGAGCAGGTGGTGACGATCGCCCGTGACCTGGGCGTCAATCTGCGAGGGATCGACGCCGATCACGTCGGTATCGCCTGTTCAGAGACGACCACCATCAAGGACCTCGGCACGGTGTGGCGGGCGTTCGGAGTGAGCCAGGCCGAGATCGACCGGCTGGACGGATCCGCACCCGATGCGCTGCCGGAGCGACTCCTACGCACCGAGGACCTCCTCACTCACCCGGTCTTCCATCGGCACCACTCGGAGACGGCGCTGCTGCGGTACCTGCGGGCGCTCTCCGACAAGGACGTGGCCTTGGACCGCAGCATGATCCCGCTGGGCTCGTGCACCATGAAACTCAACGCCACGGCCGAGATGGAGCCGATCACCTGGCCGGAGTTCGGCGAGCTGCATCCCTTCGCCCCCGTGGAGGACGCGGCGGGGCTGTTGTCGATCGTCGCCGACCTGGAACGCTGGCTCGCCGAGATCACCGGGTACGACGCGGTGAGCATGCAGCCCAACGCCGGCAGCCAGGGCGAGTTCGCGGGCCTGCTGGCGATCCGGGCGTACCACCATGATCGTGGCGAGTCCGGGCGCGAGGTGTGTCTGATCCCCGCCAGCGCACACGGCACCAACGCGGCGAGCGCGGTGATGGCCGGGATGCGTGTCGTGGTGGTGCGTTGCGACGACGCGGGCAACGTCGATCTGCCTCATCTGCGCGAGCTGGTCGAGGAGCATCGCGAGGACCTCGCCGCCATCATGATCACCTATCCGTCGACGCACGGCGTCTACGAGGACACCGTGCGGGAGGTGTGCGGCCTCGTACACGACGCGGGCGGTCAGGTCTATGTGGACGGCGCGAACCTCAACGCCCTGATCGGGCTGGCCAAGCCCGGTCGGTTCGGCGCCGACGTCTCCCACCTCAACCTGCACAAGACCTTCTGCATCCCGCACGGCGGCGGTGGCCCCGGAGTCGGACCGGTCGGGGTCCGCGAGCATCTCGCCCGCTTCCTTCCCGGGCACCCCTTGCAGCCCTCGGCGGGCCCCATCGGCGGTGTCGGGCCGGTCAGTGCGGCTCCGTGGGGTAGCGCCGCCATCCTGCCGATCTCGTGGGCCTACGTGCGGATGATGGGCGCCGAGGGGCTGCGGCGTGCCACGCTGACCGCGGTGGCGGCGGCCAACTATGTGGCCCGGCGCCTGGCCGAGCACTACCCGGTGCTGTACACGGGCAGCGGCGGCCTCGTCGCGCACGAGTGCATCCTCGATCTGCGCGGGATCACCAAGAGCACGGGCGTGACCGTGGACGACGTCGCCAAGCGGTTGGCCGACTATGGCCTGCACGCGCCGACGATGTCGTTCCCGGTTCCCGGCACCCTCATGGTGGAGCCGACGGAGAGCGAGGATCTCGCGGAGTTGGACCGCTTCTGCGAGGCCATGATCTCGATCCGTGCCGAGATCGATCGGGTGGGCGCGGGGGAGTGGCCTGCGGAGGACAACCCGCTGCGCAATGCGCCGCATACTGCCGAGTGCCTGACCCAGGAGTGGTCGCACCCCTACTCCCGGGAACAGGCGGTGTACCCGGGCGGGCGTGCGCATCAGAAGATCTGGCCGCCGGTGCGGCGTATCGACGGAGCGCGCGGCGACCGCAACCTGGTGTGCTCGTGCCCGCCGTTGACGGCCTACCAGGATTGA
- a CDS encoding MerR family transcriptional regulator, which produces MTEDSPVWSTSGEQVGLFPDVSLPDELVGYRGAAACQIAGITYRQLDYWARTGLVGPSIRSAHGSGSQRLYSFKDLLVLKVVKRLLDTGVSLQNIRVAVEHLRRRGVADLARITLFSDGTTVYECTSPEEVVDLLQGGQGVFGIAVSGAMREISGTIHEFPAERAEGPISEEPACDELSRRRRDRRTG; this is translated from the coding sequence GTGACTGAGGATTCGCCGGTCTGGTCGACCTCCGGTGAACAGGTCGGCTTGTTCCCCGACGTGTCGTTGCCGGACGAACTGGTCGGTTATCGCGGTGCGGCGGCCTGCCAGATCGCGGGCATCACCTACCGGCAGCTCGACTACTGGGCGCGAACGGGCCTCGTGGGGCCGTCGATACGGAGTGCGCACGGCTCCGGTAGTCAACGGCTGTACTCGTTCAAGGACCTTTTGGTGCTGAAGGTGGTCAAACGGCTACTCGACACCGGGGTCTCCCTGCAGAACATCCGGGTCGCGGTGGAACACCTCCGGCGACGCGGCGTGGCGGATCTGGCGAGGATCACCCTGTTCAGCGATGGAACCACCGTCTACGAATGCACCTCCCCGGAGGAGGTGGTCGACCTCCTCCAAGGTGGCCAAGGCGTGTTCGGCATCGCGGTGAGTGGGGCGATGCGAGAGATCAGCGGCACCATTCACGAGTTCCCGGCCGAACGGGCGGAGGGCCCGATCTCCGAGGAACCCGCCTGTGACGAGCTGTCCCGCAGACGACGGGACCGACGCACCGGTTGA
- a CDS encoding bifunctional nuclease family protein, with protein sequence MSSEMRVVGVRVELPANQPMLLLRETDGERYLPIWIGSVEATAIALEQQGMRPPRPMTHDLLKDVIGALGRELEQVRITDLHEGTFFAELVFDGDVRVSARPSDSVALALRVGVPIHADESVLAEAGLIVADEQDEREDEVEKFREFLDSVSPEDFRGADT encoded by the coding sequence ATGAGCAGTGAGATGCGCGTCGTGGGTGTGCGGGTGGAACTGCCTGCCAACCAGCCCATGCTGCTGCTGCGCGAGACCGACGGCGAGCGGTACCTGCCGATCTGGATCGGTTCTGTCGAGGCGACGGCGATTGCTCTGGAGCAGCAGGGCATGCGGCCACCGCGCCCCATGACCCACGACCTCCTCAAGGACGTCATCGGCGCCCTCGGGCGCGAGCTGGAGCAGGTGCGGATCACCGATCTGCACGAGGGCACGTTCTTCGCCGAGCTGGTCTTCGACGGCGATGTCCGGGTCTCGGCCCGTCCGAGCGACTCGGTGGCCCTGGCGCTGCGCGTCGGAGTACCGATCCACGCCGACGAATCGGTGCTCGCCGAGGCGGGGCTGATCGTCGCCGACGAACAGGACGAGCGAGAGGACGAGGTCGAGAAGTTCCGGGAGTTCCTGGACTCCGTCTCGCCGGAGGACTTCCGGGGCGCCGACACCTGA
- the ftsR gene encoding transcriptional regulator FtsR produces the protein MTAAGRSERGALSIGMVLSQLRVDFPEVTISKIRFLESEGLVRPARTQTGYRQFSEQDVERLRFVLGAQRDHYLPLKVIKEQLLAAERGGELALPKAGRPPIGVASTGMPRASDFASGGEMRLTREEMLAASDIAPALLAEMEQYGLVRPGQAGFYDPDAVEIARTVRAVTEFGIEPRHLRALRSSADRQVDLLAQAVRPIARQRGADAGARAEETLRELAALSVSLHALLVKTGLRDVIGR, from the coding sequence GTGACCGCGGCCGGGCGGTCCGAGCGCGGTGCGCTCAGCATCGGCATGGTGCTCTCGCAGCTTCGTGTCGATTTCCCTGAGGTGACCATCTCGAAGATTCGATTCCTCGAGTCAGAAGGCCTCGTCCGCCCGGCACGTACCCAGACCGGCTACCGACAGTTCAGCGAGCAGGATGTCGAGCGGCTCCGATTCGTACTCGGCGCGCAGCGCGACCACTATCTGCCGCTCAAAGTGATCAAGGAACAACTGTTGGCTGCCGAGCGAGGGGGCGAGCTTGCCCTGCCGAAGGCGGGGCGACCGCCGATAGGTGTCGCCAGTACCGGAATGCCGAGAGCGTCCGACTTCGCGAGCGGTGGCGAGATGCGGTTGACCAGGGAAGAGATGCTGGCAGCTTCCGACATCGCGCCTGCGCTTCTCGCGGAGATGGAGCAATACGGTCTAGTGCGTCCAGGGCAGGCGGGGTTCTACGATCCCGACGCGGTGGAGATCGCCCGCACCGTCCGTGCGGTGACGGAGTTCGGCATCGAGCCCCGGCACCTGCGCGCGCTGCGTAGTTCGGCCGATCGACAGGTGGACCTGTTGGCGCAGGCCGTGCGACCGATCGCACGGCAGCGCGGCGCCGATGCGGGAGCGCGGGCCGAGGAGACCTTGCGGGAACTGGCCGCGTTGTCGGTCAGCCTGCATGCACTCCTGGTCAAGACCGGATTGCGCGATGTGATCGGCCGATGA
- the garA gene encoding glycogen accumulation regulator GarA: MSTNDGPGVPPERSPEQTSVFRADFLSEVENPENAAPEPAVTGIDALPAGSALLVVKRGPNAGSRFLLDRETTSAGRHPDSDIFLDDVTVSRRHAEFRREGGEFVVVDVGSLNGTYVNREPVDTAVLTSGDEVQIGKFRLVFLSGVSGGQEPR; encoded by the coding sequence GTGAGCACGAACGACGGGCCCGGCGTTCCGCCGGAGCGGTCCCCGGAACAGACCTCCGTCTTCCGGGCTGACTTCCTCAGTGAGGTCGAGAACCCCGAGAACGCGGCTCCGGAGCCCGCAGTCACCGGTATCGACGCGCTTCCCGCCGGTTCGGCGCTGCTCGTCGTCAAGAGGGGACCGAACGCGGGTTCGCGCTTCCTGCTCGATCGGGAGACGACCAGCGCGGGCAGGCACCCGGACAGTGACATCTTCCTCGACGATGTCACGGTTTCGCGGCGGCACGCCGAATTCCGGCGGGAGGGCGGCGAGTTCGTCGTCGTCGACGTCGGGAGTTTGAACGGCACCTACGTCAACCGCGAGCCGGTCGATACGGCCGTGCTGACCAGCGGCGACGAGGTTCAGATCGGTAAGTTCCGCCTGGTGTTCCTGTCCGGTGTGTCCGGGGGTCAGGAACCACGGTGA
- the gcvH gene encoding glycine cleavage system protein GcvH encodes MSSVPQELRFTQEHEWLASGDQDTVRIGITDYAQQQLGDVVFVQLPQVGDNVSQGETIGEVESTKSVSDLFAPVTGEVVSRNEDLEEQPELVNSDPYGAGWMIEVRLADRKAFEDLLDADAYGELIAPE; translated from the coding sequence ATGTCGTCGGTTCCTCAGGAGCTGCGGTTCACTCAGGAGCACGAGTGGCTCGCATCGGGCGATCAGGACACGGTGCGCATCGGCATCACCGACTACGCGCAACAGCAGCTCGGCGATGTGGTGTTCGTCCAGCTTCCCCAGGTGGGAGACAACGTCTCCCAGGGGGAGACCATCGGCGAGGTGGAATCGACCAAGAGCGTTTCGGACCTCTTCGCGCCGGTGACCGGCGAGGTGGTGTCGCGGAACGAGGACCTGGAGGAACAACCCGAGCTGGTCAACTCGGACCCATACGGGGCAGGGTGGATGATCGAGGTGCGACTTGCCGACCGCAAGGCGTTCGAGGACCTTCTCGACGCCGACGCGTACGGCGAGTTGATCGCGCCGGAGTAA
- a CDS encoding CDP-alcohol phosphatidyltransferase family protein has protein sequence MWNAIRRDRLLTVPNLLSLLRLVGVPLFLWLLLGPQYDMLALLVLVVSGITDWLDGKIARWLNQSSALGALLDPSVDRLYILSTLIAFMIRGIVPWWLVAVLVAREIVLVGALLMLRHNGFGPPQVHYLGKAATFTLLYAFPLLLLAEGDSAFAAVASPFGLAFTAWGCLLYLWSGALYLIQFGGAIRRVRRAPMERAAS, from the coding sequence ATCTGGAACGCGATTCGCAGGGATCGACTGCTCACCGTCCCCAATCTGTTGAGTCTTCTCAGACTCGTGGGCGTCCCGCTCTTCCTCTGGCTGCTGCTGGGCCCGCAGTACGACATGCTCGCGCTGCTGGTCCTGGTGGTCAGTGGGATCACCGACTGGTTGGACGGCAAGATCGCTCGCTGGCTGAATCAGTCCAGCGCGCTCGGAGCTTTGCTCGACCCCTCGGTGGACCGGCTGTACATCCTGTCGACCCTGATCGCATTCATGATCAGGGGCATCGTGCCCTGGTGGTTGGTCGCGGTCCTGGTGGCCAGGGAGATCGTTCTCGTCGGCGCGCTGTTGATGCTGCGCCACAACGGTTTCGGGCCGCCCCAGGTGCACTACCTCGGTAAGGCCGCCACCTTCACCCTGCTGTACGCCTTCCCGCTGCTGCTGCTCGCCGAGGGCGACTCCGCGTTCGCGGCCGTGGCGAGCCCCTTCGGCCTCGCCTTCACCGCGTGGGGCTGCCTGCTCTACCTCTGGTCGGGGGCGCTGTACCTCATCCAGTTCGGCGGAGCGATCCGCCGGGTCCGACGGGCGCCCATGGAGCGCGCCGCGTCCTAG
- a CDS encoding superoxide dismutase, which yields MTYTLPDLPYDYGALEPHISGKIMELHHSKHHATYVKGANDALEQAAESREKNQLGTVNLLQKNLAFNLAGHVNHSVFWPNLSPNGGDKPDGELGAAIDDAFGSFDGFRAHFTANALGIQGSGWSILAWDSLGQRLLLEQLYDHQGNLAAGSYPLLMLDMWEHAFYLQYQNVKADYVKAFWNIVNWADVTERFEKARGVKIN from the coding sequence GTGACGTACACCCTTCCGGACCTGCCCTACGATTACGGCGCACTCGAACCGCACATCTCCGGCAAGATCATGGAGCTGCACCACAGCAAGCACCACGCGACCTACGTCAAGGGCGCGAACGACGCGCTGGAGCAGGCGGCGGAGTCCCGGGAGAAGAACCAGCTCGGCACCGTCAACCTGTTGCAGAAGAACCTCGCGTTCAACCTCGCGGGTCACGTGAACCACTCCGTCTTCTGGCCGAACCTGTCGCCCAACGGCGGCGACAAGCCGGACGGCGAGCTGGGCGCGGCGATCGACGATGCCTTCGGTTCCTTCGACGGCTTCCGGGCGCACTTCACCGCGAACGCACTGGGCATCCAGGGCTCCGGTTGGTCCATCCTGGCCTGGGACTCCCTCGGCCAGCGGCTGCTGCTAGAGCAGCTCTACGACCACCAGGGCAACCTGGCGGCAGGCAGCTACCCGCTGCTCATGCTGGACATGTGGGAGCACGCCTTCTACCTCCAGTACCAGAACGTCAAGGCCGACTACGTCAAGGCGTTCTGGAACATCGTGAACTGGGCGGACGTGACCGAGCGCTTCGAGAAGGCTCGGGGCGTGAAGATCAACTGA
- a CDS encoding MAB_1171c family putative transporter — MVTLLFLSVSALTFVAAGYRAYRALRSPRDRSNPGRWALAGLLGALGFAFLFLAPAIQEIEGRLYPNLGRLLSNTATLTAALAALTLVLYLAYPQEQARTRVPRRLATYVVSVIAMWVLFFVSDIPESRGLFSEYYSTHPTLAGYVLVYSAYLGTVLVDLGRLTLRYSSATSGALRVGLRLLALGCLLGLSYIAEKLVSTLRQTLHGPDAAAEFCVHPFENFGCTMAVGMPAISVLVMLIGISLPVAAPVVVRVVRWPLEYRVHRELRPLWNALYSAVPEIALTSPQAVTGSYARRDVGMRLYRRVIEIRDGVLVVRPYRDPAVELWAADRASAAGLAGDELVATIEAVGLAAGIDALRRGSPATAAVDEEGDPADAYPGRLGRAEIEPELRSEAAFLRLVSRAFVSSPLIGEWRSVAADRENVAAGPAEEPNPDER; from the coding sequence TTGGTCACGCTGCTCTTCCTCAGCGTCTCGGCACTGACCTTCGTCGCTGCGGGTTATCGGGCCTATCGAGCTCTGCGTTCGCCGCGCGACCGGTCGAACCCGGGCCGTTGGGCTCTGGCAGGCCTGCTCGGCGCCCTCGGCTTCGCCTTCCTGTTCCTGGCGCCTGCAATCCAGGAGATCGAGGGCCGCCTCTACCCGAACCTGGGCAGACTGCTCTCCAACACCGCGACGCTGACCGCCGCGCTGGCGGCGTTGACCCTCGTCCTGTATCTGGCCTACCCGCAGGAGCAGGCCAGGACGAGGGTGCCCAGGCGATTGGCCACCTACGTCGTCTCGGTGATCGCGATGTGGGTGTTGTTCTTCGTGTCGGACATCCCCGAGAGCCGGGGGCTGTTCTCGGAGTACTACTCGACGCATCCGACCCTCGCGGGATACGTCCTGGTCTACTCGGCCTACCTCGGAACGGTGCTCGTCGACCTGGGCCGGCTGACCCTGCGGTACTCCTCGGCCACCAGCGGCGCGCTGCGGGTTGGACTGCGGCTGTTGGCCCTCGGATGTCTGCTCGGTCTGTCCTACATCGCGGAGAAGCTGGTCAGCACCCTGCGTCAGACACTGCACGGGCCGGACGCGGCCGCCGAGTTCTGTGTGCACCCATTCGAGAACTTCGGTTGCACGATGGCGGTGGGGATGCCCGCCATCTCGGTGTTGGTCATGCTGATCGGCATCTCGCTACCGGTGGCCGCTCCGGTGGTGGTCCGGGTCGTCCGGTGGCCGCTGGAGTACCGGGTCCATCGGGAACTCCGGCCGTTGTGGAACGCGCTGTACAGCGCGGTCCCGGAGATCGCGTTGACCTCGCCGCAGGCCGTGACGGGCAGTTATGCCCGACGCGACGTCGGGATGCGGTTATACCGGCGGGTCATCGAGATCCGAGACGGGGTGTTGGTCGTACGGCCCTATCGCGACCCCGCCGTGGAGCTGTGGGCCGCAGACAGGGCGAGCGCGGCTGGTCTGGCGGGCGACGAGCTGGTCGCCACGATCGAGGCCGTCGGCCTGGCTGCGGGAATCGACGCATTACGCCGGGGCAGTCCGGCGACCGCGGCGGTCGATGAGGAAGGAGATCCGGCCGATGCGTATCCCGGGCGTCTCGGGCGGGCCGAGATCGAGCCGGAACTGCGCAGCGAGGCGGCCTTCCTCCGGTTGGTCTCCCGCGCGTTCGTCTCCTCGCCACTGATCGGGGAATGGCGCTCGGTGGCCGCGGATCGGGAGAACGTGGCGGCGGGTCCGGCGGAGGAGCCGAACCCCGACGAGCGTTAG
- a CDS encoding helix-turn-helix domain-containing protein — translation MDWGVVAVAMSDNQDERSLADKLNYLFSKVRAAGQAEYSNEHVAAAIREQGVNISQSYIWALRKGRSDNPTKRHLEALAGFFGVPPAYFFDDAHAARVDAQLDLITALRDADVRDVALRTMELDDDARRSVARIVAEISQIRGLRPGSPPNTSPLAPDA, via the coding sequence ATGGACTGGGGAGTGGTCGCCGTGGCGATGTCGGACAATCAGGACGAACGGAGCCTGGCCGACAAGCTGAACTATCTGTTCAGCAAGGTCCGCGCGGCGGGCCAGGCCGAGTACAGCAACGAACATGTCGCCGCTGCCATCAGGGAGCAGGGCGTCAACATCTCGCAGAGCTACATCTGGGCGCTGCGCAAGGGTCGCTCGGACAACCCGACCAAGCGGCATCTCGAGGCGCTTGCGGGCTTCTTCGGCGTCCCCCCGGCCTACTTCTTCGACGATGCCCACGCGGCGCGCGTCGATGCCCAGCTCGACCTGATCACGGCACTGCGGGACGCCGACGTCCGCGACGTCGCCCTGCGGACGATGGAGCTCGACGACGACGCACGTCGCTCGGTGGCCCGTATCGTCGCGGAGATCAGCCAGATCCGGGGCCTACGACCGGGAAGCCCGCCCAACACCTCGCCGCTCGCACCGGATGCATGA
- the solA gene encoding N-methyl-L-tryptophan oxidase: MSSHDVIVVGLGGMGSAAVDHLARRGLRVLGLDRFPPAHDQGSSHGGSRIIRQAYFEGADYVPLLVRAFELWDDLEDRSGIEVRHRTGGLMIGAQDSLAVEGSLRSAREHGLHHELLDADALRRRFPTMNPADSDIALYEETAGFVSPERAVTANLAVAAAAGAELRYGVQVQGWTTDAHGVTVRTADGVHRADRLVICPGAWAPALLADLGLPLVIERVVQFWFQPTGSAADFDESRHPIFIWEDADRRQGYAFPIHPESDGTVKAAFFRDGATCTADTVDRVVAPGEEEPLREFLLSKVPALPGPLVRAKTCMYTTTPDEDFVIGAHPGHDRVTVACGFSGHGFKFVPVIGEILADLVVDGVTGHSIEMFDPQRFSTRS, translated from the coding sequence ATGTCTTCTCATGATGTGATCGTCGTCGGCCTCGGCGGCATGGGCAGCGCCGCAGTCGATCACCTGGCGCGCCGGGGCCTGCGAGTGCTCGGCCTGGATCGATTCCCGCCCGCGCACGATCAGGGCTCCAGCCATGGCGGCTCACGGATCATCCGGCAGGCGTACTTCGAGGGCGCCGATTACGTTCCACTGCTGGTGCGCGCCTTCGAGCTGTGGGACGACCTGGAGGACCGGTCCGGCATCGAGGTCCGCCACCGCACCGGCGGCCTGATGATCGGCGCACAGGACAGCCTGGCGGTGGAGGGAAGCCTGCGCAGCGCGCGGGAACACGGGCTCCACCACGAGCTGCTGGACGCCGACGCCCTGCGTCGTCGCTTCCCCACCATGAACCCGGCCGACTCCGACATCGCGTTGTACGAGGAGACCGCGGGTTTCGTCTCCCCGGAGCGGGCCGTCACCGCGAACCTGGCCGTGGCGGCGGCCGCAGGTGCCGAGCTGCGATACGGCGTCCAGGTGCAGGGGTGGACGACCGATGCGCACGGCGTGACGGTGCGCACCGCCGACGGTGTCCATCGGGCCGATCGACTCGTGATCTGTCCCGGAGCGTGGGCACCCGCGCTGTTGGCCGATCTCGGACTGCCGCTGGTCATCGAGCGGGTCGTGCAGTTCTGGTTCCAGCCCACGGGTTCGGCCGCGGACTTCGACGAGAGCAGGCACCCGATCTTCATCTGGGAGGACGCCGACCGGCGGCAGGGCTATGCCTTCCCGATCCACCCCGAGTCGGACGGAACGGTGAAGGCGGCGTTCTTCCGGGACGGAGCCACCTGCACCGCCGACACCGTCGATCGTGTGGTGGCCCCCGGCGAGGAGGAGCCGTTGCGCGAGTTCCTCCTCAGCAAGGTGCCCGCACTTCCCGGGCCGCTGGTCCGTGCCAAGACGTGCATGTACACCACCACGCCGGACGAGGACTTCGTCATCGGTGCCCATCCGGGGCACGATCGGGTCACCGTGGCCTGCGGGTTCTCCGGTCACGGCTTCAAGTTCGTCCCGGTGATCGGGGAGATCCTGGCCGACCTCGTGGTCGACGGTGTGACCGGACATTCAATCGAGATGTTCGATCCGCAACGGTTCTCCACCCGGAGCTGA
- a CDS encoding MBL fold metallo-hydrolase: MAARIEHVVTSGVFSLDGQDFDVDNNVWLVGDDAEVIVVDPSHDPAAVQRAVAGREVVAVVCTHGHNDHVNGAVALAAEVGAPVLLNPADQELWAQAHPDATPDGELSDGQVLRVAGTEVRVLSTPGHTWGSVCLYIPDLAAVLTGDTLFAGGPGATGRSFSDFPTIIESIRERLLTLPPETEVHTGHGDRTTIGAEAPALPEWIARGH, translated from the coding sequence ATGGCGGCCCGAATCGAGCACGTGGTCACCTCGGGCGTCTTCAGCCTGGACGGCCAGGACTTCGACGTCGACAACAACGTCTGGCTGGTCGGCGACGATGCCGAGGTGATCGTCGTGGACCCCTCGCACGATCCGGCCGCGGTGCAACGCGCCGTGGCGGGCCGCGAGGTCGTCGCGGTGGTCTGCACCCATGGTCACAACGACCATGTGAACGGCGCGGTCGCGCTGGCCGCCGAGGTGGGCGCGCCGGTGCTGCTGAACCCGGCCGACCAGGAGCTCTGGGCACAGGCGCATCCCGACGCCACCCCGGACGGCGAACTGTCCGACGGGCAGGTGCTCCGGGTCGCCGGAACCGAGGTCCGAGTGCTGTCCACCCCGGGACACACCTGGGGATCGGTGTGCCTGTACATCCCGGACCTGGCCGCAGTCCTCACCGGTGACACCCTGTTCGCGGGTGGTCCCGGCGCCACCGGGCGGTCGTTCTCCGATTTCCCGACGATCATCGAGTCCATCCGGGAGCGGCTGCTGACGCTGCCTCCGGAGACCGAGGTGCACACCGGGCACGGCGATCGGACCACCATCGGTGCCGAGGCGCCCGCTCTGCCGGAGTGGATCGCCCGAGGTCACTGA